In the genome of Nocardioides marmoribigeumensis, one region contains:
- a CDS encoding TetR/AcrR family transcriptional regulator has product MRQTSAQIDHAILDVAAGIFATHGFAHTSVQQIADAVGYSKPGLLHRFGSKEALHRAVLAEVQETVEEVVALATAHHHHTDQLQLVLDLVTRRALERPGMVQMMLRSFDPVSQEPGIEKVQHAGYRLIDSLDAPLNGPLERLRVALGLELIVNAAMTQHSTVDADMHVPAEELVPTLVSLARHVVAGPV; this is encoded by the coding sequence ATGCGGCAGACCTCCGCCCAGATCGACCACGCCATCCTCGACGTGGCGGCCGGCATCTTCGCGACGCACGGCTTCGCGCACACCTCGGTGCAGCAGATCGCCGATGCCGTGGGCTACTCCAAGCCCGGCCTCCTGCACCGCTTCGGCAGCAAGGAGGCGCTGCACCGCGCGGTGCTCGCCGAGGTCCAGGAGACGGTCGAGGAGGTGGTCGCCCTCGCGACCGCCCACCACCACCACACCGACCAGCTCCAGCTGGTCCTCGACCTGGTCACCCGCCGCGCCCTCGAGCGCCCCGGCATGGTCCAGATGATGCTGCGGTCCTTCGACCCGGTCAGCCAGGAGCCGGGCATCGAGAAGGTCCAGCACGCGGGCTACCGCCTGATCGACAGCCTCGACGCCCCCCTCAACGGACCGCTCGAGCGGCTGCGCGTGGCCCTCGGCCTGGAGCTGATCGTCAACGCCGCGATGACCCAGCACTCCACGGTCGACGCCGACATGCACGTGCCGGCCGAGGAGCTCGTCCCGACGCTGGTCTCCCTGGCCCGCCACGTCGTCGCCGGCCCCGTCTGA
- a CDS encoding amidase, translating to MTPEEYLAHDATALAALVADGEVTAVELLDLARRRRDEVNPAINAVVVDLDGVADERAAGPLEGPFAGVPFLVKDLGQEYAGFPTSGGSRALAADVAGRHALVTQRFLDAGLVVFGKTNTPELGAKGVTEPELFGPARNPWDTTRTPGGSSGGSGAAVAAGIVPAAGANDGGGSVRIPAACNGLVGLKLSRGLTPYGPHTGEAMFGMVTQGVVSRTVRDSAGLLDAIVGSHPAEAYLGASHDVPFADRIRERPGRLRIGFTSSSAINDRPDPEAVAAVEGAARLLTELGHEVEEVSPPHDDEALARDFLTIWFAQLHGQVAEAKARLGASDSDFEADTLALAELGRAAGLLPMLRSMANVNDHVHKLAGFHEEYDLLLTPTLAKPPIPVDSTTTPPLLQRASRAIAKVRAGKALQASGVLDQLISQSLGWVPYTQLANLTGRPAISLPLHWTADGLPLGVQLVGALGTDGLLLQLAAQLEEAQPWAGRFPASPV from the coding sequence ATGACGCCCGAGGAGTACCTCGCCCACGACGCCACCGCGCTCGCCGCCCTCGTCGCCGACGGCGAGGTGACGGCCGTCGAGCTGCTCGACCTCGCCCGCAGGCGGCGCGACGAGGTCAACCCCGCGATCAACGCCGTCGTGGTCGACCTCGACGGCGTCGCCGACGAGCGGGCGGCCGGACCGCTCGAGGGGCCGTTCGCCGGTGTCCCGTTCCTGGTCAAGGACCTGGGCCAGGAGTACGCCGGGTTCCCCACCTCCGGCGGTTCCCGGGCCCTGGCCGCCGACGTGGCCGGACGGCACGCGCTGGTCACGCAGCGCTTCCTCGACGCCGGGCTGGTGGTCTTCGGCAAGACCAACACCCCCGAGCTCGGCGCCAAGGGCGTCACCGAGCCCGAGCTCTTCGGCCCGGCGCGCAACCCGTGGGACACCACCCGGACCCCGGGCGGCTCGTCCGGCGGGTCCGGTGCCGCGGTGGCCGCGGGCATCGTCCCGGCTGCCGGGGCCAACGACGGCGGGGGCTCGGTGCGCATCCCGGCGGCCTGCAACGGCCTGGTGGGGCTCAAGCTCAGCCGCGGGCTGACGCCGTACGGCCCGCACACCGGCGAGGCGATGTTCGGCATGGTGACGCAGGGCGTCGTCTCGCGGACCGTGCGCGACAGCGCCGGCCTGCTGGACGCCATCGTCGGCTCCCACCCGGCCGAGGCCTACCTGGGGGCCTCCCACGACGTCCCGTTCGCCGACCGGATCCGGGAGCGGCCCGGCAGGCTGCGGATCGGCTTCACCTCCTCCTCGGCGATCAACGACCGGCCGGACCCCGAGGCGGTCGCGGCGGTCGAGGGGGCGGCGCGCCTGCTCACCGAGCTGGGCCACGAGGTCGAGGAGGTCTCGCCCCCGCACGACGACGAGGCGCTGGCCCGCGACTTCCTCACCATCTGGTTCGCCCAGCTCCACGGCCAGGTCGCCGAGGCCAAGGCGCGGCTCGGCGCCTCGGACAGCGACTTCGAGGCCGACACCCTCGCGCTGGCCGAGCTCGGTCGCGCGGCCGGCCTGCTGCCGATGCTGCGCTCGATGGCCAACGTCAACGACCACGTGCACAAGCTGGCCGGCTTCCACGAGGAGTACGACCTGCTGCTCACCCCGACGCTGGCCAAGCCGCCGATCCCGGTCGACTCCACCACCACCCCGCCGCTGCTCCAGCGCGCCTCGCGGGCGATCGCCAAGGTGCGTGCCGGCAAGGCGCTCCAGGCCTCCGGCGTGCTGGACCAGCTGATCTCGCAGAGCCTCGGGTGGGTGCCCTACACCCAGCTGGCCAACCTCACCGGTCGTCCTGCGATCAGCCTGCCGCTGCACTGGACCGCCGACGGGCTCCCGCTCGGGGTCCAGCTGGTCGGGGCCCTCGGCACCGACGGCCTGCTCCTCCAGCTGGCGGCGCAGCTCGAGGAGGCGCAGCCCTGGGCCGGCCGCTTCCCGGCCTCCCCGGTCTGA
- a CDS encoding HAD family hydrolase: MTAFDPAGVRLVATDLDGTLLHTDGTVTDRTRRVIEALEARGVLVVFVTGRPVRWMETLWPHVGDHGLAICSNGAIVYDVAQHAVSELRPIPREVVLEVADVVRREVPGTAFAVERADGFGKEPVFHPEGPTGPDLRVASLEEIAGDGVAKLLARHEELDPAGFWARVEALVGGLVTTTWSSVGALVEMSAAGVTKATTLAAVCAEHGIGPEHVLAFGDMPNDLALLEWAGRGYAMANAHGSVLAATEHHAPPHDEDGVAQVLEDLFGL; the protein is encoded by the coding sequence GTGACCGCGTTCGACCCGGCCGGCGTACGCCTCGTCGCGACCGACCTCGACGGCACGCTCCTCCACACCGACGGCACGGTCACCGACCGCACGCGCCGCGTCATCGAGGCCCTCGAGGCCCGCGGGGTGCTGGTCGTGTTCGTCACCGGGCGTCCGGTCCGCTGGATGGAGACCCTCTGGCCCCACGTCGGCGACCACGGGCTGGCGATCTGCAGCAACGGCGCGATCGTCTACGACGTGGCGCAGCACGCGGTGTCCGAGCTGCGCCCGATCCCGCGCGAGGTCGTGCTCGAGGTGGCCGACGTCGTACGTCGGGAGGTGCCGGGCACCGCGTTCGCCGTCGAGCGGGCCGACGGGTTCGGCAAGGAGCCGGTCTTCCACCCGGAGGGGCCGACCGGGCCCGACCTCCGTGTGGCGTCCCTGGAGGAGATCGCCGGCGACGGGGTGGCCAAGCTGCTCGCCCGCCACGAGGAGCTGGACCCCGCGGGCTTCTGGGCCCGGGTCGAGGCGCTGGTCGGCGGGCTGGTGACCACCACCTGGTCGTCCGTGGGTGCGCTGGTCGAGATGAGCGCCGCCGGGGTCACCAAGGCGACGACCCTCGCAGCCGTGTGCGCCGAGCACGGCATCGGCCCCGAGCACGTGCTGGCGTTCGGCGACATGCCCAACGACCTCGCGCTGCTGGAGTGGGCGGGCCGCGGCTACGCGATGGCCAACGCCCACGGGTCCGTGCTCGCCGCCACCGAGCACCACGCGCCGCCCCACGACGAGGACGGCGTCGCCCAGGTGCTCGAGGACCTGTTCGGCCTCTGA